The Triticum dicoccoides isolate Atlit2015 ecotype Zavitan chromosome 6A, WEW_v2.0, whole genome shotgun sequence genome has a window encoding:
- the LOC119314624 gene encoding UDP-D-apiose/UDP-D-xylose synthase-like, with protein sequence MSPPTPTPANGGRLDLDGVLVALLTICVIWADGFISSHLCEKLMAETPHSVLAVDHLVDPPPPHLAGCISFPCLNIMNNSRLEGLIKTSDLVG encoded by the exons ATGTCGCCACCGACACCGACGCCTGCCAACGGCGGCAGGCTGGATCTGGACGGCGTGCTCGTAGCGCTGCTCACCATCTGCGTGATCTGGGCCGACGGGTTCATCTCCTCCCACCTCTGTGAGAAGCTCATGGCCGAGACCCCGCACTCTGTCCTCGCTGTCGACCACCTCGTCGACCCACCCCCGCCCCACCTCGCCGGCTGCATCTCCTTCCCCTGCCTCAACATCATGAACAACTCCCGCCTGGAGGGCCTCATCAAGACGTCCgatctg gttGGGTGA